The following proteins are encoded in a genomic region of Brachypodium distachyon strain Bd21 chromosome 1, Brachypodium_distachyon_v3.0, whole genome shotgun sequence:
- the LOC100823839 gene encoding protein wings apart-like isoform X2 codes for MASNSVRGGARGRGRDAAEETPALPLPLPPRLAATMSSSSPASIRALLARTNAGSGGADCQSPRSLLSRILQRGGGGGDHGGNGSGGGFGCRVRLPRRARMEESKDGAASEKSSDDARVKVVERPAPELPAETPRSSLGRKKPEEELVSMNLGLGASLVLLLSKSAVELNKMVELRAQMEALVSEMRKETAAKEKAALALLPPPQQMGSSSSTTSCSQQSNCGSATTTVIKDPIARPGCAADDTLSDCSVGGGRAVAVSAAQMEAELQVELGRLQMHKQRAAPARGLEVKTKQRSHVAAVDSPPRSCVDVGVAEEDEEEEEPGDDEDEDEEEEEEEEEGHGGRGGAGDNSPPHGGVSARVLERRLHEVLQRRQQERIVELQAALDGAQRRLQEREREVVWWRDAAKLVSHRRDESRRIRDADRPPVRARPRAA; via the exons ATGGCGAGTAATTCTGTTAGAGGTGGTGCCCGTGGACGAGGCCGggacgcggcggaggagacgccggcgctgccgctgcccctgccgccgcgtcTAGCGGCAACAATgtcttcctcgtcgccggcgtccatcCGGGCGCTCCTGGCGAGAACGAATGCCGGGTCCGGCGGGGCTGACTGCCAGTCGCCGCGCTCGCTTCTGTCGCGCATCctgcagcgcggcggcgggggcggtgaTCATGGCGGgaacggcagcggcggagggttCGGGTGCCGGGTCAGGCTGCCGCGGCGCGCGAGGATGGAGGAGAGCAAGGACGGCGCCGCGTCCGAGAAGTCGTCGGACGACGCCAGAGTGAAAGTCGTCGAGAGGCCCGCGCCGGAGCTGCCCGCCGAGACCCCGCGAAGCTCCCTCg ggaggaagaagccggaggaggagctggtgtCGATGAACCTGGGGCTGGGGGCGAgcctggtgctgctgctgtccaAGAGCGCCGTGGAGCTGAACAAGATGGTGGAGCTCCGCGCGCAGATGGAGGCGCTCGTGTCGGAGATGAGGAAGGAGACGGCCGCCAAGGAGAAGGCAGCTCTAGCACTACTTCCTCCGCCGCAGCAGATGGGCTCATCTAGCTCTACTACTTCCTGTTCGCAGCAATCCAACTGCGGCAGCGCCACCACGACCGTGATCAAGGACCCCATCGCCCGCCCCGGCTGCGCCGCCGATGACACGCTGTCGGACTGCTccgttggcggcggccgcgccgtcgccgtgtCGGCGGCGCAGatggaggccgagctccaggtCGAGCTCGGCCGCCTGCAGATGCACAAGCAACGCGCCGCGCCTGCGCGAGGACTCGAG GTGAAGACGAAGCAGAGGAGCCACGTGGCCGCTGTGGACAGCCCGCCCAGGAGCTGCGTAGACGTCGGCGTGGCAgaagaggacgaggaggaagaagagcccgGAGACGATGAAgacgaggatgaggaagaagaagaggaagaggaggaggggcatGGTGGTCGTGGTGGGGCGGGCGATAATAGCCCCCCTCACGGCGGCGTGTCGGCGCGGGTGCTGGAGCGGCGGCTGCACGAGGTGCTGCAGAGGCGGCAGCAGGAGCGGATCgtggagctgcaggcggcgctgGACGGCGCGCAGCGCCGGCTCCAGGAGCGGGAGCGCGAGGTCGTCTGGTGGCGCGACGCCGCCAAGCTCGTCTCCCACCGCCGCGACGAGTCGCGCCGCATCAGGGACGCCGACCGCCCGCCCGTACGGGCTCGGCCGCGCGCCGCTTAA
- the LOC100823839 gene encoding protein wings apart-like isoform X1, with protein sequence MASNSVRGGARGRGRDAAEETPALPLPLPPRLAATMSSSSPASIRALLARTNAGSGGADCQSPRSLLSRILQRGGGGGDHGGNGSGGGFGCRVRLPRRARMEESKDGAASEKSSDDARVKVVERPAPELPAETPRSSLGRKKPEEELVSMNLGLGASLVLLLSKSAVELNKMVELRAQMEALVSEMRKETAAKEKAALALLPPPQQMGSSSSTTSCSQQSNCGSATTTVIKDPIARPGCAADDTLSDCSVGGGRAVAVSAAQMEAELQVELGRLQMHKQRAAPARGLELTPLLQVKTKQRSHVAAVDSPPRSCVDVGVAEEDEEEEEPGDDEDEDEEEEEEEEEGHGGRGGAGDNSPPHGGVSARVLERRLHEVLQRRQQERIVELQAALDGAQRRLQEREREVVWWRDAAKLVSHRRDESRRIRDADRPPVRARPRAA encoded by the exons ATGGCGAGTAATTCTGTTAGAGGTGGTGCCCGTGGACGAGGCCGggacgcggcggaggagacgccggcgctgccgctgcccctgccgccgcgtcTAGCGGCAACAATgtcttcctcgtcgccggcgtccatcCGGGCGCTCCTGGCGAGAACGAATGCCGGGTCCGGCGGGGCTGACTGCCAGTCGCCGCGCTCGCTTCTGTCGCGCATCctgcagcgcggcggcgggggcggtgaTCATGGCGGgaacggcagcggcggagggttCGGGTGCCGGGTCAGGCTGCCGCGGCGCGCGAGGATGGAGGAGAGCAAGGACGGCGCCGCGTCCGAGAAGTCGTCGGACGACGCCAGAGTGAAAGTCGTCGAGAGGCCCGCGCCGGAGCTGCCCGCCGAGACCCCGCGAAGCTCCCTCg ggaggaagaagccggaggaggagctggtgtCGATGAACCTGGGGCTGGGGGCGAgcctggtgctgctgctgtccaAGAGCGCCGTGGAGCTGAACAAGATGGTGGAGCTCCGCGCGCAGATGGAGGCGCTCGTGTCGGAGATGAGGAAGGAGACGGCCGCCAAGGAGAAGGCAGCTCTAGCACTACTTCCTCCGCCGCAGCAGATGGGCTCATCTAGCTCTACTACTTCCTGTTCGCAGCAATCCAACTGCGGCAGCGCCACCACGACCGTGATCAAGGACCCCATCGCCCGCCCCGGCTGCGCCGCCGATGACACGCTGTCGGACTGCTccgttggcggcggccgcgccgtcgccgtgtCGGCGGCGCAGatggaggccgagctccaggtCGAGCTCGGCCGCCTGCAGATGCACAAGCAACGCGCCGCGCCTGCGCGAGGACTCGAG TTGACGCCGTTGCTGCAGGTGAAGACGAAGCAGAGGAGCCACGTGGCCGCTGTGGACAGCCCGCCCAGGAGCTGCGTAGACGTCGGCGTGGCAgaagaggacgaggaggaagaagagcccgGAGACGATGAAgacgaggatgaggaagaagaagaggaagaggaggaggggcatGGTGGTCGTGGTGGGGCGGGCGATAATAGCCCCCCTCACGGCGGCGTGTCGGCGCGGGTGCTGGAGCGGCGGCTGCACGAGGTGCTGCAGAGGCGGCAGCAGGAGCGGATCgtggagctgcaggcggcgctgGACGGCGCGCAGCGCCGGCTCCAGGAGCGGGAGCGCGAGGTCGTCTGGTGGCGCGACGCCGCCAAGCTCGTCTCCCACCGCCGCGACGAGTCGCGCCGCATCAGGGACGCCGACCGCCCGCCCGTACGGGCTCGGCCGCGCGCCGCTTAA
- the LOC100826952 gene encoding uncharacterized protein LOC100826952: MGSEDSKDMLKNVDWKTVGGPVTTESSQPVVKKRLPKKIRQVPECYFLPRRSLPSALLIYGSVCAAGVGAGMLLEVWINKKIKEDGGVVWEMGK, from the exons ATGGGTAGTGAAGACTCAAAAGATATGCTGAAGAATGTTGACTGGAAGACAGTGGGAGGTCCAGTGACTACTGAGTCAAGTCAACCAGTTGTTAAGAAGCGTCTTCCAAAGAAAATCAGACAAGTTCCCGAGTGTTATTTTCTGCCTCGGCGATCTCTGCCTTCTGCATTGCTAATCTATGGTTCTGTTTGTGCTGCTGGAGTTGGTGCTGGGATGTTGCTTGAAGTTTGGATAAACAAAAAGATCAAAG AGGATGGTGGCGTTGTCTGGGAGATGGGTAAATGA
- the LOC100824146 gene encoding transcription factor bHLH82 encodes MAGGGGDGGGGAQDDFFDQMLSTLPSAWGDLGAAGKSPWELAAGAEDLSAFDESALLASRLRQHQIGGGEKPVMLQLTDLQRQQGEESGGFSPLPLFTDRSPPPSAREDMDGGFKSPNNNATGGDHAMFNGFGAHGGAGAVQPPFGQGGSMSGQSFGGTAASGGTAAPASSGGGAAPPRQTRVRARRGQATDPHSIAERLRRERIAERMKSLQELVPNANKTDKASMLDEIIDYVKFLQLQVKVLSMSRLGGAAGMAPLVASMSSEANSSNTKSGSGAAAAAATANGNGNGGEKSGGGAGLRVTEQQVAKMMEEDMGTAMQYLQGKGLCLMPISLASAISSATTTTGASPASLLARPPPMRPSANGAAGAGDDAVTRPVKVDANGGKQ; translated from the exons atggccggcggcggcggggacggcggtggcggggcgCAGGACGACTTCTTCGACCAGATGCTCTCGACGCTGCCCTCCGCGTGGGGCGACCTGGGCGCCGCCGGCAAGTCGCCGTGGGAGCTCGCGGCGGGTGCAGAGGACCTGTCCGCCTTCGACGAGTCCGCGCTGCTCGCCTCTCGGCTCCGGCAGCACCAGATCGGCGGCGGGGAGAAGCCGGTCATGCTGCAGCTGACCGACCTCCAGCGGCAGCAGGGCGAGGAGAGCGGCGGgttctcgccgctgccgctgttCACGGACCGGTCTCCCCCGCCGTCGGCGCGGGAGGACATGGACGGCGGATTCAAGTCTCCCAATAATAATGCCACC GGAGGCGACCATGCGATGTTCAACGGGTTCGGGGCccatggcggcgccggggccgtGCAGCCGCCGTTTGGCCAG GGAGGGTCAATGTCGGGGCAGAGCTTCGGAGGCACGGCAGCGAGCGGaggcacggcggcgccggcttccTCCGGAGGCGGGGCGGCCCCGCCGCGGCAGACGCGCGTCAGGGCGCGGCGAGGCCAGGCCACGGACCCGCACAGCATCGCCGAACGT CTCCGGAGGGAGAGGATAGCGGAGCGGATGAAGTCCCTGCAAGAGCTCGTCCCCAACGCCAACAAG ACTGACAAGGCGTCGATGCTGGACGAGATCATCGACTACGTCAAGTTCCTGCAGCTCCAAGTCAAG GTTCTGAGCATGAGCCGGctgggcggggcggcgggcaTGGCGCCGCTGGTGGCGAGCATGTCGTCAGAGGCCAACAGCAGCAACACGaagagcggcagcggcgctgctgctgctgcggccaccgccaatggcaatggcaatggcggcgagaagagcggcggcggggccgggctGCGGGTGACGGAGCAGCAGGTGGCGAAGATGATGgaggaggacatgggcacGGCCATGCAGTACTTGCAGGGGAAGGGCCTCTGCCTCATGCCCAtctccctcgcctccgccatctcctccgccaccaccaccaccggcgcctcgccggcctcgcTCCTCGCCAGGCCGCCCCCAATGCGCCCCTCCGCGAACggtgccgccggtgccggagacgacgCCGTGACCCGGCCCGTCAAGGTCGACGCCAACGGCGGGAAGCAatga
- the LOC100827559 gene encoding protein RTF2 homolog encodes MVHAAQPAAGATRAVVLRLEDLALPPRYLTVPSHLPVSHLLRSLPLPSSSSFYLTSDGRPLAPSSPVASLPPSASIQLRLRALRGGGGDGGSTCAESRDCYLSMYLAKKPDKADPNEARLSRFTCCALSGEPLAAPAVADRLGNLFNKEALVEALLHKRLPKALSHIRGLKDMIPIHLHPKPDAADDEVRFQCPVTGFEFNGKSQFLVLRECGHVLSVKALKEVKTSACLVCHKEFDEADKMPINGTEEEVAVLRKKMEEERGKLKEKKDKKLANGLSGNKHAAAAVADAEKLENVKKGDTAAAKRFKAADHAPAYANKAVYASIFTSSKKSDFKETYSCRSLPLGRN; translated from the coding sequence ATGGTGCACGCCGCTCAACCCGCGGCCGGCGCGACGCGGGCGGTGGTCCTCCGCCTCGAAGACCTCGCCCTCCCGCCGCGGTACCTCACCGTCCCGTCCCACCTCCCCGTCTCGCacctcctccgctccctcccgctcccctcctcctcctccttctacCTCACCTCCGACGGCCGCCCGctcgcgccctcctccccggTGGCCTCCCTCCCGCCGTCCGCCTCCATccagctccgcctccgcgcgctccgcggcgggggcggcgatggcgggTCCACCTGCGCCGAGTCGCGCGACTGCTACCTGTCCATGTACCTCGCCAAGAAGCCCGACAAGGCCGACCCCAACGAGGCCCGGCTCTCCCGCTTCACCTGCTGCGCGCTGTCCGGGGAGCCCCTGGCCGCGCCGGCAGTCGCGGATCGCCTGGGCAACCTATTCAACAAGGAGGCCCTCGTCGAGGCGCTCCTGCACAAGCGCCTGCCCAAGGCGCTCTCGCACATCCGTGGCCTCAAAGACATGATACCCATCCACCTGCACCCCAAGCCTGATGCTGCTGACGATGAGGTCCGTTTCCAGTGCCCAGTCACTGGGTTCGAGTTCAACGGCAAGTCGCAGTTCCTTGTGCTCCGTGAGTGCGGCCACGTGCTAAGTGTGAAGGCTCTTAAGGAGGTGAAGACATCCGCGTGTTTGGTCTGCCATAAGGAGTTTGATGAGGCAGACAAGATGCCGATCAATGGgaccgaggaggaggtggcggtgttgaggaagaagatggaggaggagagagggaagttgaaggagaagaaggataAGAAGCTGGCAAATGGGCTGAGTGGGAATaaacatgctgctgctgcggtaGCAGACGCCGAGAAATTGGAGAATGTGAAGAAAGGGGATACTGCCGCAGCAAAGCGCTTCAAGGCTGCAGATCATGCACCGGCTTATGCAAACAAGGCAGTGTATGCATCAATTTTCACGTCGTCCAAGAAGTCTGATTTCAAGGAGACCTACTCATGCAGATCACTCCCTCTGGGAAGGAATTAA